From one Amaranthus tricolor cultivar Red isolate AtriRed21 chromosome 17, ASM2621246v1, whole genome shotgun sequence genomic stretch:
- the LOC130804729 gene encoding uncharacterized protein LOC130804729 encodes MLKAPDSPNHHSTMHPLNSKPSSLSDVSDGAAEHRLREAEERLKEAIEELHRRQLSCAAAAPGPHHPPCDHPEESCVAHAIGNLCQSFLLSYGVRVGVGILLRAFKLARGRSFSSLLDLKQLVSEKDLIVREEACRVGLLFGGFTGSYHALRCLLRKLRRRETPVNVILAGSVAGLSILALDDTNRRRTLALYLLARLSQCAYNSAKGKNKFHFWGSHWQHGDSLLFALSSAQVMYSFIMRPESLPKSYEEFIQKTGPVAAPVYKAVRDCCRGSPVDVTSLSVYLSSRGVKNVVPLEEFPSIIPCSIIHPNTQSCLTHNVNAASATFRKTFPLYFSLTFVPFVVLHLQKFMDTPAQTCWRAVKDAVRSTTFLSAFVGIFQSVICLHRKVALHDHKLVYWISGGLAALSVLLEKKSKRSELALYVLPRAGDSLWNILINRNLLPHIKNAEVALFCACMGGLMYYLEHEPDTMAPFLRGLIRRFLASRISNPSPPPNRNASYTYLQSFEAMEKPRLKEDEEATQTPSAKYNLESISGL; translated from the exons aTGCTGAAAGCCCCTGATTCTCCAAATCACCACTCCACAATGCATCCACTCAATTCCAAACCATCTTCTCTATCCGATGTTTCAGATGGCGCCGCCGAACACCGCCTTCGTGAGGCGGAGGAGCGTCTGAAGGAAGCCATTGAAGAGCTCCATCGTCGTCAGTTGAGTTGCGCTGCCGCAGCTCCTGGACCTCACCACCCTCCGTGCGACCATCCTGAGGAGTCTTGTGTTGCTCACGCTATTGGTAATCTCTGTCAAAGCTTCTTACTTTCTTATGGCGTTCGTGTTGGTGTTGGCATCCTATTACGCGCTTTCAAGCTTGCTCGTGGTCGTTCTTTCTCCTCTCTTCTTGATCTCAAG CAACTTGTCTCAGAGAAGGATCTGATTGTTAGAGAGGAAGCTTGTCGTGTTGGGTTGTTGTTTGGTGGATTTACTGGCTCTTATCATGCCCTAAGATGTTTACTTCGGAAATTGAGGAGAAGGGAGACTCCTGTCAATGT AATCTTAGCAGGCTCTGTTGCAGGCTTGTCAATCTTAGCATTAGATGATACCAATCGAAGACGCACTCTAGCGTTGTATCTTTTGGCTAGGCTATCTCAG TGTGCTTATAATTCTGCTAAAGGCAAGAACAAATTTCACTTTTGGGGAAGTCACTGGCAACACGGGGATTCTTTACTTTTTGCTTTGTCATCTGCTCAG GTTATGTATTCTTTCATAATGCGTCCAGAGAGCTTACCAAAATCTTATGAAGAATTCATTCAGAAAACTGGGCCAGTGGCAGCACCTGTATACAAGGCTGTCAGAGACTGTTGTAGAGGCAGCCCAGTGGATGTGACATCATTATCAGTATACTTGTCTAGTAGAGGGGTGAAGAATGTGGTGCCCTTGGAAGAGTTCCCTTCCATAATTCCCTGCTCCATTATTCATCCAAATACCCAATCATGTTTAACTCACAATGTTAATGCTGCATCAGCTACTTTCAGGAAAACATTTCCTCTTTACTTCTCATTGACCTTTGTACCTTTCGTGGTTCTACATCTACAAAAG TTCATGGATACGCCAGCTCAAACATGTTGGCGTGCTGTGAAGGATGCTGTTCGTTCGACAACATTCTTATCAGCATTTGTCGGGATATTTCAG AGTGTCATTTGTTTGCACAGAAAAGTGGCATTACATGATCATAAGCTTGTATATTGGATCTCGGGTGGACTTGCTGCTCTTTCTGTATTGCTGGAAAAGAAAAGCAAGCGGAGTGAACTTGCTTTATATGTTCTTCCCCGTGCTGGAGATTCTTTATGGAACATATTGATAAATCGAAATTTGCTGCCCCATATAAAGAATGCCGAG GTGGCTTTATTTTGTGCGTGTATGGGTGGATTGATGTATTATTTAGAGCATGAGCCAGACACGATGGCTCCATTTTTGCGTGGTTTAATACGTCGCTTTCTGGCAAGTCGAATTAGTAATCCGAGCCCTCCTCCAAACCGTAATGCTTCTTATACTTATCTGCAATCTTTCGAGGCCATGGAAAAGCCAAGATTGAAAGAGGATGAAGAAGCTACTCAGACACCTTCCGCAAAGTATAATCTAGAGTCTATATCAGGGCTCTGA